A window of the Desulfatirhabdium butyrativorans DSM 18734 genome harbors these coding sequences:
- a CDS encoding FAD-dependent oxidoreductase — protein MSKKYGAYICTGCGIGDALNIDQICEVAEEEGFQAKSHPFLCGKEGVEFLKKEIAGGVTHMAIAACSRRVNFDVFRFDDCYVDRVNLREQVVWSHTKTQGEEIDHLQMMAEDYLKMSMEKLKKVKTPEAYKLENFTRNILVIGGGITGISAALDAAKAGYDVTIVEKEAQLGGYAAKVRKQLPLSAPYTDLAQPILAQKLAELKAMPNITVKTETVVARIAGQPGDFTVTLKKPGEAIEFDVPFPLPPEMKVDENGKELDKDQLIERYKEYNKGKNDILTFDPNGLKFGAVVLAAGWRPYEPKEGEFDHLGWGASPDVVTNHQFEQLAAKGKVIRPSDGKPVKSVVFVQSPGKGDDADFPYTGSVTSLVALKQAKYVREDDPDAKAYIIYQNMRTPGLQEYFYKSMQQDNGIFLTKGEVVSVTKNGNGLIVEADNTLLGDKIQIDADMVVLATGMVPVTADDPVINLAYRQGPAFRDNGIFDQYADSNYICFPYETQRTGIYAAGAIRRGLTMEESIEDAAGAALKAIQCIESANRGVSVHPRYGDMTFPDFFFARCTQCKRCTEECPFGALDDDEKGTPKPNPTRCRRCGTCMGACPERIIGFADYNIDTIGSMIKAIGVPTTDDYDEPPLRILALVCENDAYPALDMAGLHRCTYSPNVRIIPVRCLGSVNVAWIKEALSKGMDGAFLLGCKHGDDYQCHFVKGSELASIRMRKIGEALVSLALEEERVAQFELAIDEFDKVPQMIDEFAAKIEELGPNPFKGF, from the coding sequence ATGAGCAAGAAATATGGCGCATATATCTGCACGGGCTGCGGTATCGGAGACGCCCTGAACATCGATCAGATTTGTGAAGTGGCGGAGGAAGAAGGTTTTCAGGCCAAATCGCATCCATTTCTGTGCGGAAAAGAAGGAGTGGAATTTCTCAAGAAGGAAATTGCCGGCGGAGTCACCCACATGGCTATAGCCGCCTGCTCCAGGCGGGTGAATTTCGATGTCTTCCGGTTCGACGACTGTTACGTAGACCGGGTAAACCTGCGCGAACAGGTGGTCTGGTCCCACACCAAGACCCAGGGGGAAGAAATCGATCATCTGCAGATGATGGCGGAAGACTACCTGAAGATGAGCATGGAAAAGCTCAAGAAGGTCAAAACGCCCGAAGCCTACAAACTCGAGAACTTCACGCGCAACATCCTGGTCATCGGCGGCGGCATCACCGGCATTTCGGCTGCCCTCGATGCAGCCAAGGCCGGCTATGATGTCACCATCGTGGAAAAAGAAGCCCAGTTGGGTGGATATGCCGCAAAAGTCCGAAAACAGCTTCCGCTCAGCGCGCCCTACACCGATCTGGCCCAGCCCATTCTGGCCCAGAAACTGGCCGAGCTCAAGGCCATGCCGAACATCACGGTCAAGACCGAAACGGTTGTCGCCCGAATCGCCGGTCAGCCTGGTGATTTTACAGTAACCCTGAAAAAGCCCGGCGAGGCCATTGAATTCGACGTTCCCTTTCCGCTTCCGCCCGAGATGAAGGTCGACGAGAACGGAAAAGAGCTCGACAAAGACCAGCTCATCGAACGCTACAAGGAATACAACAAGGGCAAGAACGACATCCTGACCTTCGATCCCAACGGCCTGAAATTCGGCGCCGTGGTCCTGGCCGCTGGCTGGAGACCATACGAGCCCAAGGAAGGGGAGTTCGATCACCTGGGATGGGGCGCTTCACCCGATGTCGTCACCAACCACCAGTTCGAACAACTGGCTGCCAAAGGCAAGGTCATTCGTCCTTCCGATGGCAAGCCGGTCAAATCCGTCGTTTTCGTTCAGAGCCCCGGCAAGGGAGACGATGCCGACTTTCCGTATACGGGATCGGTGACAAGCCTTGTCGCGCTCAAACAGGCCAAGTATGTCCGGGAAGACGATCCCGACGCCAAGGCCTATATCATCTATCAGAACATGCGGACGCCGGGGCTTCAGGAATATTTTTACAAGAGCATGCAGCAGGATAATGGCATTTTCCTGACCAAGGGCGAGGTGGTTTCGGTTACGAAAAACGGCAACGGCTTGATCGTTGAAGCGGACAATACACTTCTGGGCGACAAGATTCAGATTGACGCCGACATGGTGGTGCTGGCCACCGGCATGGTGCCGGTGACGGCAGACGATCCGGTCATCAACCTGGCTTACCGGCAGGGTCCCGCATTCCGCGACAACGGCATCTTCGATCAATATGCCGATTCCAATTACATCTGCTTCCCCTATGAAACGCAGCGGACCGGCATTTATGCGGCTGGCGCCATCCGAAGGGGATTGACGATGGAGGAATCCATCGAGGACGCCGCAGGCGCCGCACTCAAGGCCATTCAATGCATCGAAAGTGCCAATCGGGGTGTATCGGTTCATCCGCGCTATGGCGACATGACCTTCCCGGATTTCTTCTTCGCACGATGCACCCAGTGCAAACGATGTACGGAAGAATGTCCTTTCGGCGCTCTGGACGACGATGAAAAAGGCACACCCAAACCGAATCCCACCCGATGCCGGCGCTGCGGAACCTGTATGGGCGCCTGCCCCGAGCGGATCATCGGTTTTGCCGACTACAACATCGACACCATCGGCTCCATGATCAAGGCCATCGGCGTACCGACGACAGACGATTACGACGAGCCGCCGCTGCGCATTCTGGCGCTGGTCTGCGAAAACGATGCCTATCCGGCGCTCGATATGGCGGGCCTTCATCGGTGCACGTATTCGCCCAACGTCCGGATTATTCCGGTTCGTTGTCTCGGATCCGTCAATGTGGCATGGATCAAGGAGGCGCTCTCCAAGGGGATGGATGGTGCATTCCTGCTGGGCTGCAAGCACGGAGACGACTACCAGTGCCATTTCGTCAAGGGCAGCGAGCTTGCCAGCATCCGGATGCGGAAAATCGGAGAAGCCCTCGTATCGCTTGCCCTTGAGGAAGAGCGTGTGGCGCAATTCGAACTGGCCATCGACGAATTCGACAAGGTGCCGCAGATGATCGATGAGTTTGCCGCCAAAATCGAGGAACTGGGCCCGAATCCATTCAAGGGATTCTAA
- a CDS encoding TolC family protein produces the protein MKTPFQVGTWATRRLGAFTKEIATNRAHRMSRSIGANALAFAVWLMTAALFPSCSHYQQLSAEWNAYNPPAVASVANVPVPPAMTDSQADIDFRNQKSQLEKMRRSWEEALVTPEPDTRFFSPKREELDKLEPARHDGNAAARALSSAFSLETLEILTLIRNPGIRSAEEAFRGSLEAYSQVSNLDEILRQYSAFTQAVMTGIGAMTDTQSPAMKFPFPGVMALKGEIVRQEVKIARESLEMARKSAITEARKIFWNLTFNRHAQQITAATLTALDQFELSARKRYEVGKESMQEVIRVQIQLEKLREEQKTLQEEQNTLQVEIRKMADLATGSDIGFPAFQEPRRQLPAMESLYDMALKHNQNLRTIRATIARMERMIELAETEIYPGFTQNLSLFENNAFNQVGSIRTKPSFADSISASTGEGLPKNAWFGLGDAYLRETRKKLEALKSELKNSENITRFNVREGWFKLDRAIREERLYTYTIRELSRLSSEVLGMRYESGVARMGDVIDSYLIALDARLTSERKKSEIEIARANLESIVGISLP, from the coding sequence ATGAAAACGCCCTTCCAAGTCGGAACATGGGCAACGCGAAGGCTGGGCGCCTTTACGAAGGAAATCGCCACAAATCGAGCGCACCGTATGTCACGCAGTATTGGCGCAAACGCTTTGGCTTTCGCCGTATGGCTGATGACTGCCGCACTCTTCCCTTCCTGTTCCCATTATCAGCAACTTTCCGCCGAATGGAACGCGTACAATCCGCCGGCCGTCGCATCCGTTGCGAACGTTCCGGTTCCCCCGGCAATGACGGACTCACAGGCGGATATCGATTTCAGGAATCAAAAATCCCAGCTCGAAAAGATGCGCCGGTCGTGGGAGGAAGCACTGGTCACACCGGAACCGGATACGCGTTTTTTCTCTCCGAAAAGGGAGGAATTGGACAAACTGGAGCCAGCCAGACACGACGGCAATGCCGCCGCCCGGGCATTGTCCTCCGCCTTCAGCCTTGAAACGCTTGAAATTCTCACCCTTATACGCAATCCGGGAATACGTTCCGCGGAAGAGGCTTTTCGGGGCAGTCTCGAAGCCTATTCCCAGGTTTCGAATCTGGATGAAATCCTGAGGCAGTATTCAGCATTTACCCAGGCGGTGATGACCGGTATTGGAGCCATGACAGACACACAATCACCGGCCATGAAATTCCCCTTCCCCGGCGTCATGGCCTTGAAAGGAGAGATCGTCCGGCAAGAGGTTAAAATTGCACGTGAATCACTCGAAATGGCTCGAAAATCCGCCATAACAGAAGCACGAAAGATTTTCTGGAACCTGACTTTCAACCGTCACGCGCAACAAATTACCGCCGCCACGCTGACCGCCCTCGATCAATTCGAACTTTCCGCACGCAAACGGTACGAGGTCGGGAAGGAATCGATGCAGGAGGTAATCCGGGTCCAAATTCAACTGGAAAAACTCCGCGAAGAACAAAAGACCCTTCAGGAAGAGCAGAATACGCTTCAGGTGGAAATCCGGAAAATGGCCGATCTGGCCACCGGATCGGACATCGGATTTCCGGCCTTCCAGGAGCCCCGCAGGCAACTGCCTGCAATGGAAAGTCTCTATGATATGGCTCTGAAGCACAATCAGAACCTGAGAACCATCCGGGCGACGATCGCCAGGATGGAGCGAATGATCGAATTGGCAGAAACGGAAATCTATCCGGGTTTCACGCAAAATCTGTCCTTGTTTGAAAACAACGCCTTCAATCAGGTGGGCTCCATCCGGACAAAACCATCCTTTGCCGATAGCATCAGCGCTTCCACGGGAGAGGGGCTTCCCAAAAACGCGTGGTTTGGCCTGGGAGACGCCTACCTGCGGGAAACCCGGAAAAAACTCGAGGCGCTCAAAAGCGAATTGAAGAATAGCGAAAACATCACCCGCTTCAACGTCAGGGAGGGGTGGTTCAAATTGGATCGGGCCATCCGAGAAGAGCGGTTGTATACGTATACCATCCGGGAATTATCCAGACTTTCCTCGGAAGTTTTGGGCATGCGTTATGAGTCCGGCGTCGCCCGGATGGGGGATGTCATCGATTCTTACCTGATCGCCCTGGATGCCCGACTGACAAGCGAACGGAAAAAGAGTGAAATTGAAATTGCGCGGGCCAACCTGGAATCCATCGTAGGCATATCTTTACCGTGA
- a CDS encoding TolC family protein, whose translation MKWPDDPRRVMTILTLALVLFGIVHSRTGAAENEKQTIEARITGGSPSLADLLSYAYQSNPEIQAAKSSWRVAIEKYRVETGYPDPVLTTTYWPDDPARNWSEKRFEIMFSQTIPFPGKLAAAGRVVESESQIAKLELDRTIRDVSINVRESFHELQYIREAIRIAAHNREAVEHLRQIGETSHAQDRTTLFDVLKAQSQSGQVQYDILLLQELERTEITRLNALLNRPPDAPIASLMEEQMRPLVYDLTDIYALAEAQREEIRSAAVAVDKTRAEADVAHFQNLPEFMVGFKYEYNAPQPPNTSGTDMYGVQFGVSLPIWWDKNAGRQEAARAGTERATALVRTRINEARALIRETFFRLKNAERLVALYRDQLLPQAQKAMETAEIWNREGQGSLSDFLETEAVWYNFQLALARSRADYGKYLAKLEGIVGISLTQKSEIAQPLQQPEATP comes from the coding sequence ATGAAATGGCCTGATGATCCAAGGCGTGTAATGACCATCCTCACTCTGGCCCTGGTTCTTTTCGGAATCGTTCACTCACGGACTGGAGCGGCGGAAAACGAGAAGCAGACAATCGAAGCCCGCATTACGGGCGGCTCTCCCTCGCTGGCCGATTTATTGTCTTATGCCTATCAATCCAATCCGGAAATCCAGGCTGCAAAAAGCTCCTGGAGGGTTGCCATCGAAAAATACCGCGTAGAAACCGGATATCCGGATCCGGTTCTTACAACGACCTATTGGCCGGATGATCCCGCCCGCAATTGGAGTGAAAAGCGATTTGAAATCATGTTTTCACAGACCATTCCGTTTCCGGGAAAACTGGCGGCTGCTGGAAGAGTGGTCGAAAGCGAATCGCAGATCGCCAAACTCGAACTTGACCGCACCATCCGGGATGTGTCGATCAACGTCCGGGAGTCTTTTCATGAATTGCAATACATCCGCGAAGCCATTCGAATCGCCGCTCACAACCGAGAGGCTGTCGAACATCTCCGCCAGATCGGAGAAACGTCCCACGCCCAAGACCGGACGACTCTGTTCGATGTTCTCAAGGCGCAGTCACAATCGGGCCAGGTTCAATATGACATACTGCTTCTGCAGGAACTCGAAAGAACCGAGATTACCCGATTGAATGCGCTATTGAATCGGCCGCCCGATGCCCCAATCGCTTCGCTGATGGAAGAACAGATGCGCCCTCTGGTGTATGACCTTACCGACATATACGCCCTTGCAGAGGCTCAGCGCGAGGAAATTCGATCTGCAGCGGTTGCCGTGGACAAAACCCGCGCAGAGGCGGATGTGGCCCACTTTCAAAACCTGCCCGAGTTCATGGTGGGATTCAAGTATGAATACAATGCGCCTCAACCCCCCAACACCTCCGGTACCGACATGTATGGTGTGCAGTTCGGCGTCAGTCTGCCGATCTGGTGGGATAAGAACGCCGGAAGACAGGAAGCCGCCCGCGCCGGGACGGAAAGAGCCACGGCGTTAGTCCGCACTCGGATCAACGAAGCACGCGCTTTGATCCGCGAAACGTTTTTCCGCCTGAAGAATGCTGAAAGGCTCGTTGCGCTCTATCGGGATCAGCTCCTTCCACAAGCACAAAAAGCCATGGAAACAGCGGAAATCTGGAACCGGGAAGGCCAGGGGAGCTTGAGCGATTTTCTGGAAACGGAAGCCGTCTGGTACAATTTTCAACTTGCGCTGGCACGATCCAGAGCCGATTACGGCAAATATCTGGCGAAACTGGAGGGAATCGTCGGAATCAGTCTGACCCAAAAGTCTGAAATCGCTCAGCCCCTGCAGCAACCGGAGGCAACACCATGA
- the qmoC gene encoding quinone-interacting membrane-bound oxidoreductase complex subunit QmoC yields the protein MTQAYQVKPDLEFIQEVTRLGGGDVKKCYQCATCAVVCPISPDTRPFPRKEMIATSWGLKDKVVGNADIWLCHNCGDCSTKCPRGAKPGDVLAALRAYAVSEYAVPKAVAKAVADPKKLPILLAVPVVIFLVLGLITGLLHFNPKGDEIVHAHFFSSWLVDMIMIPTFLWALAVFGLGLKRFLEDIHQNALLEGKTNQQKIDPKGFVEALIRVIPKILRHDKFNECGENKDRATAHMMVFFGFIGLFIVTSIFFVVLYVFQIHGPYSQLNPVKWLANLSGIALVIGSALMFKTRLAKKDQVSTYKDWQLIGLAFLLGATGLLTEMTRLGGIAWLSYLLYFIHLMFVFSLFAYVPFSKLAHLVYRTVAMTYAEYAGRK from the coding sequence ATGACGCAAGCGTATCAAGTCAAACCCGATCTGGAGTTTATCCAGGAAGTGACACGGCTGGGAGGCGGCGATGTCAAGAAATGCTATCAGTGCGCCACCTGCGCCGTTGTCTGCCCCATTTCTCCGGACACCCGCCCCTTTCCCCGGAAGGAAATGATTGCCACTTCCTGGGGCCTGAAGGACAAGGTCGTCGGAAATGCCGATATCTGGCTGTGCCACAATTGCGGCGACTGCTCCACCAAATGCCCGAGAGGGGCCAAACCAGGCGATGTGCTGGCCGCCCTTCGGGCCTATGCCGTTTCGGAATACGCCGTCCCGAAAGCCGTCGCCAAGGCGGTGGCCGATCCCAAGAAATTGCCCATTCTTCTGGCTGTGCCGGTTGTCATTTTTCTCGTTCTGGGTCTGATCACGGGGCTGCTGCATTTCAATCCCAAGGGAGATGAAATCGTTCATGCCCATTTCTTCTCCAGTTGGCTGGTGGACATGATCATGATCCCGACTTTCCTGTGGGCGCTCGCGGTCTTTGGTCTGGGGCTCAAACGCTTTCTGGAAGACATCCATCAGAATGCCCTTCTGGAAGGCAAAACGAACCAGCAGAAAATCGATCCCAAAGGATTCGTCGAAGCCCTGATCCGGGTAATCCCCAAAATCCTGCGGCATGACAAATTCAACGAATGCGGTGAAAACAAGGATCGCGCAACGGCCCACATGATGGTGTTCTTCGGGTTCATCGGACTTTTCATCGTTACATCGATCTTTTTTGTCGTTCTCTACGTTTTCCAGATTCACGGGCCTTACAGCCAGTTGAATCCGGTGAAGTGGCTTGCCAATTTGAGCGGTATCGCCCTGGTCATCGGCAGCGCCCTCATGTTCAAGACCCGGCTGGCCAAAAAAGACCAGGTCAGCACATACAAGGATTGGCAGTTGATCGGCCTGGCCTTCCTGCTCGGCGCAACGGGTCTTCTGACCGAAATGACCCGCCTGGGCGGCATTGCCTGGCTGTCGTATCTGCTGTATTTCATTCATCTGATGTTCGTGTTCTCCCTGTTTGCCTATGTACCGTTCTCCAAGCTGGCGCACCTGGTCTATCGAACGGTCGCCATGACCTATGCGGAATATGCAGGCAGGAAATAG